The genomic region GGGCGGGAAGGTCGGCAGATTAGCCCCGGAGCGCATGCGCTGGGCAGCCGATATGTTGACCACCGCTGGCGAGAGCTGATCGGCCAGGTCTCCAAAGCCTTCGCGTGGCTGGGCCATCGCCTGGGGCACACACAGCAGGAAGGCGGCGGCAATAACAGCCAGAACGGCACGCATGGGCGACTCCGGTAGCAGGGCAGTTTCAGGTTCAGCTTAAGCTTAACGCGTTGTCTGCCATCCAACACCCCGCGATGCAGATGGCCCCTACCCCAGCGTGCGGCCAAGCCATACCAGAATGACACCCGCAGCAACCGCGCCCACACCGGCCAGCCGCAGCGTGCCGGGTGGCACGCTGGCCGCCGCTTCGGCCATCCGCCGGGCGAGAGACGGAGCCAACGCGTAAAGAAGGCCCTCGACAACCAGCACGAGGCCGATGGCAAGAACGATCCAGCCGAGCATGGCTCCGACACTCATACCCCTAGTTCGGCGCCCCCGCCTGGTTCTGGAAGTAGCGGAAGAACTCCGAATCCGGGCTGATGATGATCGGCGTATTGTCCCGCAGGGCGAGATCATAAGCCAGCATCGAGCGGTAGAAGGCGAAGAAGTCCGGATCCTGCCCATAGGACTCCGCGAAGATCGCCGTCCGGCGGCCATCGCCCTCACCGCGGATACGTTCCGCTTCGGCGCGGGCATTGGCCAGGATCACCACCGCTTCACGATCGGCTTCAGCGCGGATCTGACGGGCGCGTTCTTCACCTTGCGCACGGATCAGGGCGGCTTCCTGCTGACGCTCGGACCGCATCCGTTCGAACACCCGGTCGGTGATCTGCTGGGGCAGGTCGGCACGCAGGATGCGCACATCAATGACCTGAATGCCGATATCCTGCGTGGCGACCTGCGCCTCGACGGCAAGCTGGATACGGTTCATCACCTGCGCACGCTGGCCGGAAATGACCTCGCTGGAGGGGATGGATGCGATCACGCCGCGCAGCGAGTCATCCATGATCGCCGACAGGCGCTGCTGCAGGCCGCGCTCATCGCGCACGGTCTGGTAGACCCGCAACGGATTGACGATGCGGTAGCGCAGGAACGCATCAACGACGAGACGTTCCTGGTCAGCAGCCAGAATTTCGGCCGGTGCCATGTTGAACTCGACATTGCGCTTGTCGAAATGCAGCACGTCATCGACGAACGGGATCTTGAAGTGCAGACCCGGCTCTTCGTCACCGGGCTCGTTGATGACGGCGACCGGATTACCCAGCCGCAGCACCAGAGCGGATTCCCGTTCGGAAACGGTGTAGGTCGCCGACAGGCCGACAATCACCGCGATGGCGAGGATGACGGCAAGGCTGATCAATACAATACGAGGCATATCAGCGCTCTCCCGTTCTGGATGCGGACCCGGTTTGCGTGCGGGCGGGACTGCGGTCGCGGCCCAGCTGGTCAAGCGGCAGGTAAGGCACTGCTCCGCTGCCGCCCTGCTGATCCAGGATGATCAGTTCAGACCGGCCCAGCACCTGCTCCATCGTTTCGAGGAAAATGCGCCGGCGGGTAACATCGGGCGCCAAACGATACTCGGTGTAGATCTGGTTGAAGCGTGAGGCCTGACCTTCAGCTTCCGCTATCACACGCTCGCGATAACCGCGCGATTCCTCCAGCAGGCGCACGGCGTCACCGCGCGCTTCCGGGATCACCTGGTTGGCGTGGGCGGTGGCCTGCAGCGCGGCACGCTCAGCATCCTGACGCGCCGCATCCACATCGCGGAACGCGTCGATAACGCTGGCCGGCGCCGACGCTTCACGCAGCTGAACCTCCAGTACCTGAATGCCGGAATCATAGCTGCCCAGCGTGTCCTGGATGATCTGGCGCGCACGCCGGGCGACTTCGGTACGGCCCGCCGTGATAATGGGCTGAAGCTCCGTCGTGCCGACAACCTCACGCATCGCGCTTTCAGCCACGGCTTTCACCGTACCTTGCGGATCACGCACGTTGAACAGGAAGTCGCGCACGCCTTCGGGATAGGTCAGATCAACGCGCCACTGCACCACGAAATCGATCTCGACGATATTTTCGTCGCGGGTCAGCATCAGGCTTTCCTGCGGCGTGGCGCCGACGGCGACCTCGTTGGTGGTCGTCACTTCAGGCAGGAGCACCGTCTCGAACGGCACCGGCAGCTTGAACTGCAGACCCGCGCCGGTGGTACGAACATACTCGCCAAAGCGCAGGACTACGCCCGCCTGCTGCGGACCAACCACGTACCAGGCCGAACCCGGCCAGGCGAGCCAGACAAAGAAGATCCCCGCCGCGATCAGGCCAAGGCCCGGACCGCCGGAGCCCTTGCCGCCACCGCCGCCGAACATGCGCCGGATACGCGCCTGCAACTGGGCAATGAACTGTTCCAGATCCGGCTCGCCGCCGCCCTGCCCGTTGCCAGAGCCACGCCGTCCGCCGCCGGGGCCTTGCCCCCACGGATTCTGGTTATTGTTATTGCCGCGCCGTCCGCCGCCGCCAGAGCCCCAAGGCCCCCCGCCGCCGCCTGCATTGTCGTTCCAGGGCATATACGTCCTCGTAACGGAATGAAAATTGATCGGTGTTGCCCCGATATGTGGACGGATCGGCCCGCCGGTTCAAGTCAAACCGGCACCGGACGCAGTGCGCGATGCGTCACACCCGCTCCAATACCCGCGCCACAAACCCCGCATCATCGCCCGGTGCCGGGTCGAAACGTTCGGCGCTGACCTCACGCCATTCGAGCGGGTTCAGCATCGCAAAATGCGCATCACCCTCCGGCTCGAGATCGACCTCTGTCAGATGGATACGGCTGACAGCGGGCAGCAGAGCCGCATAGAGCGCCGCGCCGCCAATCAGGCATACTTCCTGCGCACCGTCCTTCGCCGCGACCTTCCGCGCAGCCTCCACCGCATCGGCCGCATTGGCGAAAACTTGCGCGCCTTCCAGTGCCGAGACGCTGCGTGAGACAACGAAATTGGCCCGACCGGGCAAAGGCTTGCG from Glycocaulis abyssi harbors:
- the hflK gene encoding FtsH protease activity modulator HflK translates to MPWNDNAGGGGGPWGSGGGGRRGNNNNQNPWGQGPGGGRRGSGNGQGGGEPDLEQFIAQLQARIRRMFGGGGGKGSGGPGLGLIAAGIFFVWLAWPGSAWYVVGPQQAGVVLRFGEYVRTTGAGLQFKLPVPFETVLLPEVTTTNEVAVGATPQESLMLTRDENIVEIDFVVQWRVDLTYPEGVRDFLFNVRDPQGTVKAVAESAMREVVGTTELQPIITAGRTEVARRARQIIQDTLGSYDSGIQVLEVQLREASAPASVIDAFRDVDAARQDAERAALQATAHANQVIPEARGDAVRLLEESRGYRERVIAEAEGQASRFNQIYTEYRLAPDVTRRRIFLETMEQVLGRSELIILDQQGGSGAVPYLPLDQLGRDRSPARTQTGSASRTGER
- a CDS encoding DUF2065 domain-containing protein; this translates as MSVGAMLGWIVLAIGLVLVVEGLLYALAPSLARRMAEAAASVPPGTLRLAGVGAVAAGVILVWLGRTLG
- a CDS encoding dihydrofolate reductase, which gives rise to MSDIPLSIVVAVARNGVIGRGNDLPWRIPSDLKNFKAVTLGKPVIMGRKTWDSLPRKPLPGRANFVVSRSVSALEGAQVFANAADAVEAARKVAAKDGAQEVCLIGGAALYAALLPAVSRIHLTEVDLEPEGDAHFAMLNPLEWREVSAERFDPAPGDDAGFVARVLERV
- the hflC gene encoding protease modulator HflC, which codes for MPRIVLISLAVILAIAVIVGLSATYTVSERESALVLRLGNPVAVINEPGDEEPGLHFKIPFVDDVLHFDKRNVEFNMAPAEILAADQERLVVDAFLRYRIVNPLRVYQTVRDERGLQQRLSAIMDDSLRGVIASIPSSEVISGQRAQVMNRIQLAVEAQVATQDIGIQVIDVRILRADLPQQITDRVFERMRSERQQEAALIRAQGEERARQIRAEADREAVVILANARAEAERIRGEGDGRRTAIFAESYGQDPDFFAFYRSMLAYDLALRDNTPIIISPDSEFFRYFQNQAGAPN